The following are from one region of the bacterium genome:
- a CDS encoding isoprenylcysteine carboxylmethyltransferase family protein, with protein MGKYRTNFIVNISKKRTTLGWLFFVFVALLGNGGNKYILLGLPLILAGLVIRFVSAGVIKKNRVLTTTGPYSLCRNPLYLGSFLICLGFVVASFNIFILLYFLIFFPIAYIPTIVSEEKVLTEIFGQTYIDYKKQVPSFLPKLKGPKNREMFSVKQALLNGEHWNLIGVAITIGILLIKANKIFYK; from the coding sequence ATGGGGAAATATAGAACTAATTTCATTGTGAATATATCAAAAAAGAGAACTACTTTGGGATGGTTGTTTTTTGTTTTTGTCGCTTTGTTAGGAAATGGTGGTAACAAATATATTCTTCTTGGATTACCTTTAATTTTAGCTGGACTGGTTATAAGATTTGTTTCAGCTGGCGTTATCAAGAAAAACAGAGTGCTTACAACTACCGGTCCGTACAGTTTATGTCGCAACCCTCTTTATTTGGGAAGTTTTCTTATATGTTTGGGGTTTGTTGTGGCATCTTTTAACATATTTATTCTGTTATATTTTCTCATCTTTTTTCCAATTGCGTATATACCTACAATTGTTTCGGAAGAAAAGGTTTTAACAGAGATATTCGGGCAGACATATATAGATTACAAAAAACAGGTGCCTTCATTTTTACCAAAATTAAAAGGACCTAAAAATAGAGAGATGTTTTCGGTGAAACAGGCATTACTAAACGGGGAACACTGGAACTTAATAGGAGTTGCCATAACTATCGGTATTCTATTAATAAAAGCCAATAAGATATTTTATAAGTAA